Within the Setaria viridis chromosome 3, Setaria_viridis_v4.0, whole genome shotgun sequence genome, the region GTGCCGTGCGTCGCGTTCAGTGTCATCGGTGCCTTCTCGTCGCTCGTCATGCGCCTCCTCGGCGGTGCCGTCAGAGACGGCGGGTCCGAGTCCCAGGTGGTGGTCGTCCCCGGGTTACCGGGGCCCGAGATACAGATCCCTGTTGCCGAGCTGCCGGAGTTCTTGAGACGGCCGCCGGAGTCCGACGACAAGCGCAACCAGGGCCGGGCGGGGCTGTCCAGCTGCCTCGGCGTCGCCATGAACACGTACCAGGACCTGGAGCAGCAGTACTGCGAGTTGTTCGTGCGCGTCGCATCCTTGAAGCGTGGCTACTTCGTCGGCCCCGTCTCGTTGCCATTGCCACCGGCCGCAGCAGGCACCGACGAGTCGCCGTGCATCAGGTGGCTCGGCTCCAAGCTTAGCTGCTCGGTGGTGTACGTGTGCTTCGGCACCTTCGCTGTCATCTCGGAGGACCAGCTCCCGGAGCTGGCGCTTGGGCTAGAAGCTTCCGGCAGGCCGTTTCTGTGGGTGGTGAGGGCCGATGGGTGGACGCCGCCGGACGGGTGGGAGGAGCGCGTCGGGGAGAGGGGGATGCTGGTCAGAGGGTGGGCGCCGCAGACGGCGATACTGGCTCATCCGGCGGTCGGCGCGTTCCTGACGCACTGCGGGTCGAGCTCGctgctggaggcggcggcggccggcgtgccgATGCTGACGTGGCCGCTGGTGTTCGACCAGTTCATCGAGGAGAGGCTGGTGACGGAGGTGCTGAGGATCGGGGAGAGGGTGTGGAGCGGGCCGCGGAGCACGAGGTACGAGGAGAGAGAGGTCGTGCCGGCGGAGGCCGTGGCGCGGGCGGTGGCGAGGTTCCTGGAGCCCGGCGGTgccggggaggcggcgaggggcAGGGCGCGGGAGCTCGCCGCAAAGGCCCACGCCGCCGTGGCGGAAGGCGGGTCGTCGTCCCGTGATCTGCATCGTCTCATCGATGACCTGATCGAGGCCAGAGCGGCTGCCGGCCTGACGACCTCGCCGTCCGTTGCACCCGTGGAAACGAGCAACAATACTGACGGCAAGTAGAGGTGGAATCTCAGGAGATGTCTCCGGCGAGCGGTGGCTGTTTGTCGTCgatgaagagagaaaaaaaacaaattagaaCGGCCATCGTCGACAT harbors:
- the LOC117849654 gene encoding scopoletin glucosyltransferase, which codes for MATAEQSKKLRILLIPFFATSHIGPYTDLAVRLAAARPGFVEPAVAVTPANVPVVRSFLEQHGPAACGLVEIATYLFPRVDGLAPGVENLSAAGDDAWRIDAAAIDEALTRPAQEALLMERCPDAVVTDYHFFWNSSIAAELGVPCVAFSVIGAFSSLVMRLLGGAVRDGGSESQVVVVPGLPGPEIQIPVAELPEFLRRPPESDDKRNQGRAGLSSCLGVAMNTYQDLEQQYCELFVRVASLKRGYFVGPVSLPLPPAAAGTDESPCIRWLGSKLSCSVVYVCFGTFAVISEDQLPELALGLEASGRPFLWVVRADGWTPPDGWEERVGERGMLVRGWAPQTAILAHPAVGAFLTHCGSSSLLEAAAAGVPMLTWPLVFDQFIEERLVTEVLRIGERVWSGPRSTRYEEREVVPAEAVARAVARFLEPGGAGEAARGRARELAAKAHAAVAEGGSSSRDLHRLIDDLIEARAAAGLTTSPSVAPVETSNNTDGK